The Lycium barbarum isolate Lr01 chromosome 9, ASM1917538v2, whole genome shotgun sequence genome has a segment encoding these proteins:
- the LOC132610034 gene encoding N-alpha-acetyltransferase MAK3, whose protein sequence is MEARSENEPEVDIKASEIEYVSYGGEHHLPLIMNLVDEELSEPYSIFTYRYFVYLWPQLSFMAFHKGKCIGTVVCKMGEHRGTFRGYIAMLVVLKPYRGKGIATELVTRSIKVMMESGCEEVTLEAEVTNKGALALYGRLGFIRAKRLFRYYLNGVDAFRLKLLFPRAEPQPFHSMAADGDDSHEYNEHVHYGENPPCCQHSM, encoded by the exons ATGGAGGCAAGGAGTGAAAATGAACCAGAAGTAGACATCAAGGCATCAGAAATAGAATATGTTAGCTATGGAGGTGAACATCATCTACCTCTTATCATGAACCTTGTTGATGAAGAGCTTAGTGAGCCCTACTCCATCTTCACTTACCGCTACTTTGTCTATCTTTGGCCACAATTATCTTTTATG GCCTTCCATAAGGGGAAATGTATAGGGACGGTGGTCTGCAAGATGGGGGAGCATCGTGGTACGTTCAGAGGTTACATTGCTATGCTTGTGGTGCTTAAGCCTTACAGAGGCAAAGGAATCG CTACAGAACTTGTCACAAGATCAATCAAGGTGATGATGGAATCTGGTTGTGAAGAG GTGACTTTGGAAGCAGAAGTTACGAATAAAGGAGCACTCGCTTTGTATGGCCGTCTTGGATTTATTAGAGCAAAGAGACTTTTTCGTTATTATTTGAACGGTGTAGATGCTTTCCGGCTGAAGCTATTGTTTCCACGCGCAGAACCACAACCCTTTCATTCCATGGCTGCTGATGGTGATGATAGCCATGAGTATAATGAGCATGTACATTATGGAGAGAATCCCCCTTGTTGCCAACACAGCATGTAA